From a region of the Narcine bancroftii isolate sNarBan1 chromosome 5, sNarBan1.hap1, whole genome shotgun sequence genome:
- the LOC138764633 gene encoding uncharacterized protein: protein MDLYFLPPAPWPAVPTALSVVRIENHWTQLMDPTRVRTPSPVFINYSDVSEAPRTAIDRRLSDVDIQPKDDLLSLAQLLVSSSELTSGCLAPGEGEEEEGTTACITGPVGLPVEGKEGRRRREEEEKWGQTPEEVELSCLLDQRCEEPASASHLRLRCFIRPRSSSGLQQHFQGPPPLGSPIAPSRDPTSNLWELQCPPSTTSSLVSDMYRAAESIWDAELSVLSSADDYLPSDHLPGTGSAPFRSYCFPGFHPEPPRSPMGRTGRGTSVSYDLGPSYSLGSRQDLGPVCSLGLSCDLGVRHEMGPSQDLRLGYQLGPSDDLGPHCDLDPGYRLEPSRKLRLSLSPEPNETSCSWDRQTPIRGGKNVWLSPEQEVGQSSALGPAAHNPLPGSPILSPTPGISAPNPNIHVLRPLAGTYAPSLLSGSPILGPQARTSAPSLHPRNPILGSQAGTSAPSLFPGSPIFGHPAGTSAPSPLSVTSILNPLAGTSALSPLSVTPIPIPPAGSVAPSPLSVTSILNPLAGTSALSPLSVTPIPIPPAGSVAPSPISGSPIRSPSLASSQSTARGHSEEDQGLPGEQRANGSSLEEDGSPNTGPSLPFSIRWEQEPNRLQASGSRLLASANTTLSSRQLVDEERRGANRPWSRDDRKD from the exons ATGGACCTCTACTTCCTGCCTCCAGCACCGTGGCCAGCGGTTCCCACCGCTCTCTCTGTGGTGCGCATTGAG AATCACTGGACCCAGCTGATGGATCCCACGAGAGTTCGAACACCATCTCCTGTCTTCATTAACTACAGCGATGTGTCTGAG GCTCCGCGCACTGCAATAGACCGGAGGCTCTCGGACGTGGACATCCAGCCGAAGGACGACCTCCTCTCCCTAGCCCAGCTGCTGGTGAGCAGCAGTGAGCTCACGTCTGGCTGCCTGGCCcctggagagggggaggaggaggaggggacaaCTGCCTGTATCACTGGGCCCGTGGGCTTGCCAGTTGAGGGAAAGgaaggcaggaggaggagagaggaggaggaaaagTGGGGGCAGACCCCCGAAGAGGTGGAGCTGAGCTGCCTGCTGGACCAGCGTTGCGAGGAGCCAGCCAGCGCCAGCCACCTGCGCCTTCGTTGCTTCATCAGGCCCAGGAGCAGCAGTGGGCTGCAGCAGCACTTCCAGGGTCCCCCTCCCTTGGGCAGCCCCATTGCTCCAAGCCGGGATCCAACCTCTAACCTGTGGGAGCTCCAATGCCCGCCCTCCACCACGTCCTCCTTGGTCAGCGACATGTACCGGGCTGCCGAATCCATCTGGGATGCCGAGCTCTCTGTCCTCTCCAGTGCCGACGACTACCTCCCCAGTGACCACCTGCCCGGCACAGGCTCAGCCCCCTTCCGAAGCTACTGCTTCCCAGGCTTCCATCCGGAGCCTCCCAGGAGCCCAATGGGCCGGACCGGGCGAGGAACCAGTGTCAGCTATGACCTGGGGCCCAGCTACAGCCTGGGGTCTAGACAGGACCTGGGGCCTGTCTGCAGCCTGGGACTTAGCTGCGACCTGGGGGTTAGGCATGAAATGGGGCCAAGCCAGGACTTGAGGCTCGGTTACCAGCTGGGGCCTAGTGACGACCTGGGACCTCATTGTGACTTGGACCCTGGCTATCGCCTGGAGCCTAGTCGCAAACTGAGGCTCAGCCTGAGCCCTGAACCCAATGAAACCTCCTGCTCCTGGGACAGGCAGACCCCCATAAGGGGTGGAAAGAACGTCTGGCTGTCCCCTGAACAGGAAGTCGGCCAAAGCTCTGCCCTCGGTCCTGCTGCCCACAACCCCCTACCTGGGAGCCCCATCCTTAGCCCCACGCCCGGAATCTCTGCCCCCAACCCCAACATCCACGTTCTCAGACCCCTGGCTGGGACCTATGCCCCCAGTCTCCTTTCCGGGAGCCCCATCCTAGGACCCCAGGCCAGGACCTCTGCCCCCAGCCTTCATCCCAGGAACCCCATTCTCGGATCCCAGGCCGGGACCTCTGCTCCCAGCCTTTTTCCCGGGAGCCCCATCTTCGGACACCCGGCTGGGACCTCTGCCCCCAGCCCCCTCTCCGTAACCTCCATCCTCAATCCCCTGGCTGGGACCTCTGCCCTCAGCCCCCTCTCTGTGACTCCCATCCCCATTCCCCCGGCTGGGAGTGTAGCCCCCAGCCCCCTCTCCGTAACCTCCATCCTCAATCCCCTGGCTGGGACCTCTGCCCTCAGCCCCCTCTCTGTGACTCCCATCCCCATTCCCCCGGCCGGGAGTGTAGCCCCCAGCCCCATCTCCGGGAGCCCCATCCGCAGCCCGAGCCTTGCCTCCAGCCAAAGCACCGCCCGTGGCCACAGTGAAGAGGATCAGGGGCTGCCAGGTGAGCAGCGGGCAAATGGCTCCAGCCTGGAGGAGGATGGGAGCCCAAACACTGGGCCTAGCCTCCCCTTCTCCATCAGGTGGGAGCAGGAGCCTAACCGCCTCCAGGCCTCCGGCTCCCGGCTCTTGGCCTCCGCCAACACCACCCTCTCCAGCCGGCAGCTGGTGGATGAGGAGCGGAGAGGTGCCAACCGCCCCTGGTCCAGGGATGACAGGAAGGACTGA